DNA sequence from the Sinorhizobium alkalisoli genome:
ATCCTTTGCCTTGACCGCCGAACCCGCGGCTTCCTGCCGGCCTCTGCAGCTTCTCCGTACGGAGTTGCCAAGTTGTTACCGACATGCCGAAAAGTCCGGCGGCGGACATGGTCGATTTAACTATAGCAGAAAAGCTGCATCTTCTGCTTGCACTACTGAAATCATCTACACGAGATCGGCGACCGATGAGGCAATATCTGAGGAATCTCACCGCAAAAGAGCGCAACGCAACGACAGACCGGCATCTCGCCTTCTATCTCACTTTCGTCGCTGGCGCCGCCAATGCTGGCGGCTTCATGGCCGTGCAACAATACACCTCGCACATGTCGGGCGTCGTTTCGGCGATAGCCGACAATATCGTGCTCGGCAAATCGGCGCTTGTCGTAGCCGGGCTTGTGGCACTGGCATCATTTGTCGCCGGCGCGGCTACCTCCGCGATTCTCATCAATTGGGGACGGCGCTTGGAATTGCAGGCGGAATACGCACTGCCCCTGATGGTCGAGGCGCTCCTGCTCATCGGATTTGCAACGATCGGCCCCTTTGTCGATTCGCAGGAAGACGTCATCGTCTCGGTGACCATTGCGTTGCTGTGCTTCATCATGGGCCTGCAGAATGCCATCATCACAAAGCTTTCGGGCGCCCGAATCCGAACGACCCATGTGACCGGTCTCGTCACCGACGCGGGCATCGAACTCGGCAAGCTCCTCTATTGGAATGGCGGCACGCCCGGAGGGGACCGAGCACCCGTGCGAGCCGACCGTCAAAAGCTGAGGCTG
Encoded proteins:
- a CDS encoding YoaK family protein, which encodes MRQYLRNLTAKERNATTDRHLAFYLTFVAGAANAGGFMAVQQYTSHMSGVVSAIADNIVLGKSALVVAGLVALASFVAGAATSAILINWGRRLELQAEYALPLMVEALLLIGFATIGPFVDSQEDVIVSVTIALLCFIMGLQNAIITKLSGARIRTTHVTGLVTDAGIELGKLLYWNGGTPGGDRAPVRADRQKLRLLTSLIGLFLTGGVCGAIFFSACGMAAALFLAAPLTVIAALPVVEDLRAVLGR